GTGATAAACATTTGATTTACATtatgtgattaacatgtgatttaCATTATGTGATAAACATGTGATTTACATTATGTGATAAACATGTGATCTACATTATGTGGTTAACATGTGATTTACATTATGTGGTTAACATGTGATTTACATTATGTGGTTAACATGTGATTTACATTATAATTCTATCACAGTATTTCTTCACAGTTCTATCAATGCTTCTGTCATAAACTGTTTTAGTTGTCTTCCTtggttctgttcatttttctgGTTATTAGTACAATAGTAGTTTCTCCTTTTGCAGGACAGTCCAAATGGTGCTATTGCCTGTGTCAAAGCTTGTGCAATGGCTTGCAtcaatttttgcatttttttggcTCTGATCAATTTTTGCTTATTTCTCAGCTACATAATTGTTTTCCCCATGAAGATCTCACTGGTCCTCAATgtctttatgttgttttatccATTTCTTATGTATCGCCTCTTCTACTTCttttggggaagtcgtggcctaatggttagagagtttgactcctaaccctaaggttgtgggttcaagtctcgggccggcaatactatgactgaggtgcccttgagcaaggcactgaacccccccaacctgggcgccgcagcataaatggctgcccactgctccgggtgtgtgttcacggtgtgtgtgtgtgtgtgttcactgctgtgtgtgcactttggatgggttaaatgcagagaacgcattctgagtatgggtcaccatatttagctgtatgtcacgtcacttttgatctcaaacccaattGTCTTCAAtgtagagcaaaaaaaaatcattagcaTTACTATTCCTTAGATGGTCTATATAACTAAATCTTCTGCTAATAATCACATAATTTTGATATATTAGAATAAAATGGCGCTTTGCACAAAACCCTTCCTTCCTAGCATTTTGATAGTTTGTGTCCTGTATTTATGTGTACTGCACTGCTGAAATCTATGACTGTAAGTACAGAAACCTGAATGGTAAATGTCATCCTACTTAGTTACACTGTATTGCCAAAAGCTTGTGGACAGTTGGCTACATCAGTGGAAATAAggggcccaaacctgttccagcatgacaatgttgGTGTGGACGAACATGAGTGGCCTGCATACAGCACTGACCTCAATATCAATATCAGTGCCTCTATGCAATGTAGTTGTGGCTGAAATCATCACTACACTCTGAAATCGAATGGAAATCCTTTCCAGAGGAAAGGAGACAATTATAAGGGAGACCAAATCTGGAATATTCAAAAAGTagatatgggtgtgatggtcaacTCTTCCCAAACTTTTGGCCGTATATTCACAGTAAGTCGTTTCATGTTAAGACCTTtattcctctcctcttttcatcttttgtcttctttatctctctgcAGGGCTTGGTTTTTGCTGGTTTTTCTGATATGACACGTCCACCAGAAAAGCTGAGTTTATCCCAGTCGTGTGTCATCACAGCCACAGGTAGTGCATCAGGAAATGGTGCTCTGGAAGTTTCGGTTCTGGGTGACTTAGGTTTCAGTTTCTCATTTCAGGGTATATGTGTCCTCATCCATGGACAGGAATAGTAACCGAAACAGTGCtgcattttttcttctttaaaattaTATCTTAAACTTTGTGTGATGTAATCCTTAAGGGTTTGAAGACATTACAATCTATGAAGTTGTatacacaacatttaaaaatgacctACTATGCTCGTGCCATCTCGATTCTGTTCTAGGCTTCATTTGGTCACGCTACTGCCTGGTGATCGTTCCCAGAATCTGGGCACTCTTTGCAGTAAACTTCTTCTTGGGCTTATGTGGCAGCATCCAACTTCTGAGAATCTGGAAGTAAGTGTGCAGACATAAATGGCAAGGgtaaatttgtatttaaattttatcaacattttattttattattatattttttgatGTATATACCTGATATTAACCTATGCCTAAACTGTGTTGGAGGGATGAGTTTAGAAAAATCATTCGGGGGAAAAATGCAGCAGCAACAATCCACTACAACTGACATTTGTTTCTCCAGCTTTGCCTTTTTAGAGGTTACTTTAACTCATGCATTGACATTTTTAGTATTTAACCATGTTTTTATCGTTATATATTTTGGATGGAAGGGTACTGTCCAggctgatgatgatggtggcCCTTGTGAAGGCCCTGGCAGTCaatattttctttcaaataCCACTGAAAAGATTAAACTGATATTAAAACCTGTTGGGAAATCCCtgatcttccaatcaacaacccagcaccttaaccactgccTCTGAAACCACGAGGCTGCTGGGGAAGTCTCGTCTTCATCTATATCCTCCAGCAGATTTGTGAAGGAGAGACATAGAAAAATTTTTACTATTCACACTGctgaaaaataaagtaaaactagTATAGTTTTAACAGtaacagtatagtgtagtaacAGTATAGTGCTTCAGATAGATTCAGattgactaaataaataaaaaaggcacTTGAAAACACCACATTCTGCTGAATATTTTTCCCCCCAATATCCAGAATACCTGTAAAGTTATTTTGTGTCCACTGATAAATGTGcgctataaataaaatgcaatgtaAAATCTAGTCTTTCCCTGAACACTGACTGTATAAACCATTAACAGCATGTGTTAGGTAGAAAAAGGGACTATTTTAACTGAAAAACTGAGCTAGTACTTTGTGTcaggaaaacaaaacaggaacaccTGCACTAGGAAAATACAGCTGCTGTATTTCCTATTTATTGTACATGTTGCCTATGAAATGTAACAACTAACATCAACCAAAAAATGgatgtatttaatgtatattGGTGAAACTACTATGTGAATCTATTAACATCTGTAAAATACGAACATAAAATCATGTTAAATACTATGTAGCTACAGAAGTGTTTACCTTTATTTAGAGATGAATCTCTCAGTCATAGGTACAATCAGCAGAAAGAAGATGAAGTGCAACGGTCCTGAAGCTGAAAGGAACAGGATTTACTGGATGCCAAAATGGATGAAATGAAACAGCGTGAAATGTTAAATGAACAGAGAATTGtaacaataaatgttatttaattgcTTCAGTTTCTTACTGCAAACATCAATAATCTATATTTTACATAATTAGACCATTTATTGCCTTAATGcattatttgatttgatgtaAGTCTTTAATCACGAGTATGGAGACCTGCACCATTCATTTAAGTTCTAGGTAATGACTACATGTTCTcataaatttgaatttttataattaaatattgcaATGATCTGTATTGGCaagtaatgtaaatgtggtcATAAATTTCATTGAACTCTGGCTCTCAGGAACACGTTTTGTAACCACGTATTAAAGGTTCCTTTtaacacagtaataaaaatTCTGACTATCACAAAGACATGTTTCATTGAGATGTATATTTACAAATTCACATTCATTTGAGCTGATAGAGCATAGAGATAAAGTTGTTTACAAGCGAAATGCCACTATAGCTAATTAGAATGACTGGGAATGAAAAACATCTGTATGTTCCATTATTTCATTAGACCAAAGTAGTTAAAGAGAGAACATACCGCCAACATGGCAGAGAGTTCAGTAAAGAGCAGCGGCtgagaagacgaagaagaagagaagacgAAGCGGGATCAGCTGGGGCACCATGTGGTCAGAGAAGATGTTGGAGAAGAGGCTTATCTGGTTCACAGATGTGCTGGTACATCACACCATTGAGGACTGTACCATAATTAACCAAGAGAGGGCAACATTTGCTAGCATAGCAGCTCAGCAAATAAAGCTCCACTCACTTCTGAGTAGCTCACTTTAAAGGTTCATAGAATGTGTACAAAATTCATAAAACAAATGAACTCTTAAATGAAATCCATTTCATCCTAATCAAATTCACAGTGCCTTTTCAAACAAAATGATTGACAACTGTCAATGAAGTGAGTTACAATTCTGTCAAGTGTGGTTACGTCAGTGATGCCGCAGGCTGGCCAGCAGACTGCAGGAACTGACAATGACCACAGAAACAGCCAGACTATTTACATCACGTGTCGGAACAATTTTTCACGAATGTAAATGAAAAGGGTATTTGTCTCATTTGCGGTAAAAGATGCATTGTCGAGCAGCACTTCACCAATGTCCACAGCACTTAGTTAACCTCAAAATGCAATATGAGGTTTCTCAGAAGGAGAATAAATCCATCATTATATATGGAAGGTGGAAAGAACAAGTCAGGGATACATGTAGCACACTTAgggatgagagtgtgtgtgtgtgtgtgtgtgtgtgtgtgtgtgtgtgtgtgtgtgtgtgtgtgtgtgtgtgtgtgtgtgagtgaatgagagtgtgtgtgtgccctgcgatgggttggcactccgtccagggtgtatcctgccttgatgcccgatgacgcctgagataggcacaggctccccgtgacccgagaagttcggataagcggtagggaatgaatgaatgaatgatttttctgtccagtgtcacccaaaagAGGATGAGGCTCCCTTATGAATCTTCTATTGACTCCAGTCACTGTCACCAGCCCTTGAATCAGACTTTAGGGGCTTATATGTCAATATGgccggagagagtgttcagtgcgcatgtgtgacattagcagaaaacggttttaacatcgacatggaggataaaaacaaagaaagaaagagaataaagacttacgataaggcaagaagtaggacgtgttaatataggatcagctttccagcgctggagagaactgaaggagcaggaagtcggccacatattcacaggttggagtttcccgagtcaataactcctgagctaaatgctgttactacacaaataacacctcttttctatcgtagtaatgtagagaggcagctacaaccgcgttttgtgtagtaacagcgtttagctcaggagttattgactcgggaaactccgacctgtgaatatgtggccgactttacttaagaagccgaggcgcttttttccttcttgataggtgagtaacgttggttttgctttgttacacagaactaatatatgcctttgtcctttacatgattatgcttgtgtgtcatttttgcttgtttgtttatctgcaatcgtattgttcttcccttcagctatgataaagacacacttctttccattatttgcctgggttgcatatgtatgtgtgggcggagctataaatacaggggtgggacccgtttgggttaggggcgtgtttgttttggtgatttcaaatgtcaacattggctttcaaacatctaaaaacactgaaaaggaTGAACCACTGCCCAGTGAATAAAAGACACCATAGGAGAGCTGGCTGAACGATCCAAGAAATTTTCTCCTGAAAACCTAGAAAAGGTCCAGAGAATTGACTGCCATAATTTTTAGCTTCCTAACAGGTCATCTGTGCCTTCAAAACTGCTCTAAGTATGTGTAAATCTCAAATTATTTTTTGGAGCACCATCTTGACATTCAGCAGTTTAAGAGTTTAGCATTTAGGTTAGTTTATCATAACCTGATGTAAGATACATCACCATGTCACATTGAGATAAGGTCAAAGCATATTACTGAATTGTACATTGCTAATTTACTGTACACACCATCTGCAATGATACTATTACTAACTGCATTAGCACCTTTGTGTAAAACTAGCCAGCTAATGTCACATGATGGAGTCCCCTAAAACCAGAGGTATTTCAACTTTCTTCCTTCAACTAATATACACTTATCACAAATAAGAGGATTTTATAGATTTTAGGGCACATTTCCAACAGACACCTATTatgtctttcttcttctctctgcgACTGTAGGAAACAAACCACATAGTTGACCTTCCAGTTAAAAACCTGGAAAGCTTTCTGACTGATTGGCTTAGATGAGGCTTTTATCTCTATAAGCTTTATATTTGGGCTACAAAATGCATATTGTGATTATGGAGCCCACACCACCGCCTACTGAAGGCAATCCAATGCACCTTGTCCTGAAATCCAATCCACCAGAGTCCTGAAAGGAGCAGCTAAAGTGGACCAAAGTCAGAGACCAATCAGCCTGCTGACAAGAACTCCTCACCATCCATGAGCAACAGGGAGAGTGTGCTGGGCATCATGCCTTTTGTaggtaattcattcatttggcAAATAAACGCACATGcttctctcctttcttcccAGAGACTCTGGAGGTAAAGGATGATGACTTTCTGGGCTCTACCTTGTCTCAGCTTCTCAACACCTGGGTCTGCACACTCCTACAGCACACTGCTCTCACCTTTTCCCTTAAACccttttatataataaaagaaatcttTTCACTACTCTCGTCTCCAGTGTGCTCCCTTCAGAGTACATAGTGCTCTTCACTTGGGCAAATGGATAACGACTGTAATTATAAGGTTAAACTATAGTTACAGGAATTGTGATAAGAGAAGTCTGAGTATCTATAGATGTAGTCATGTCCTGGTTTGTTTATAAAAAGATGCCAGGAATAcatgtgattttaaaaataaactggtgATGTATTCTCTTGGCAGACACTTTCTCCTTTTTGCTATCCTCATGGGAATGCACTATACACTTGCCTGAGATCCTTGCTTTTGTGGTGTCCTGTTTGATTCAGTTACAGTGCTTACAGTACTGCCATGTGCATTAATGGTCACTATCCAACATCCGTCTTACATATCATGTTAATGTAAGGTATAAAGAAGAGCTTACACATGCTAACATGCATGTTTCACTAGCCTTATGCATTAAAGTAAGGTTGACTACAATGACAAATTTATTGTAATGTAAAGggcattatttattatacaagTCTTTTATTTATCCACCTATTACTTATACTGTTCTTACCTATATGTGAgtttctatatactgtatgtattgctTATCAGTTACAGTATACAGGGTATGAGCCCGAGCTgtataatcagaatcagaatcagctttattgccaggcacgTTTTCatatgcgaggaatttgttttagtgccagaagctccacagtctaacagaatgacatatacagtataattgtatgtacatatttacagatgtgaaatgtgcagttgaggtatacaatatatacaatttgtatgtacacgtgcaattgtgaaatgtgcggTTGAAGTAACAGgaaacatttagacaatatgtatgtatgtatgtacagatgtacatgtataaaatgtgcaattgaggtatacatagtacaaacatagtacaaatattaggtgttgtgtgttccatggtgttagttgttcatcagatggattgcttgagggaagaaactgttcctatgtctggtcgttctggagctcagggctctgtagcgtcgaccagatggcaacagttcaaagagggagtgtgctggatgtgaggggtccagagtgattgactttgcccttttgctcactctggaggagtacaggtcttggagagtggggagagttgtgccaatgattcgttCAGCAGTccagactaccctctgtagtctcctgagTTCAGAttgggtggctgagctgaaccaaacagtcactgataGATTATAGGTAAATGTtgataaaatttaaatacaaatttacCCTTAGATTAGAGGATAGATTatatgatggcagtgtagaactgcttcagcagatcctgtggcaggttgaacttcttcagctgacgaaggaagtacaacctctgctgagcctttttcacaacggagtcaatgtgaatgtcccacttcaggtcctgggagattgtggttcccaggaatctgaatgactccactgctgtcacaatgctgtccatgatagttagtggggggagagcaggggggtttctcctgaagtccactatcatctccactgtcttgagcgtgttcagctccaggttgttaacgctgcaccagacagccagccgctcaacctccagtctgtaagcggACTCGTCACCGTCCCGTCCACCAccatcagtgtggtgtcgtctgcaaatttcagaggggtcattagaggtgcagtcattcgtgtacaggaagaagagtagtggggagagaacacagccctggggggcaCTAGTGCTGACGGTGCgggtgctagatttgagttttcccagtcgcactagctgctgcttgtctgtcagaaagctggtgatccactgacagacagaggagggcacggagagctgggttaaacTGCATTATAACTGCATTATCTCTTATATGGTCATGTCATATTACTCTGTGTGATACATGTTGGTTCAAGTTTATACATAACACATATATGTCAATGACAATTACAGATTGTTTTgtaggtttgttttgttttagaagGTAATGCTCATTTTTGTGCAGTGGCTGGCAATATTTCCCCAGCAACACAAACAGACCCTTTGTGGCAAAACATCTTATGTCTCAAGGTCAAACTGTAGTAATGCTACAGCAGCAAttttagtacacacacacacacacacacacacatgcacatactcacgcacacacacaaacacacgtacagacacacagacaagcacacacacacttagacacactGTTTCTAGAGAGAGCAGATTAAGTGTCTGCCTGTGATGATAAATGAGTTAAGCATTTTGCCCTGATATCGGTGTGTGAGAGCTTTTAAGTCATGTAGCAAATTCTAAAAATCGCGAGCTCTGTGATATCATCATGACTGTTCAGCACTATAAATAGTGTTGGGGCTGAATATAATagagtatattgtatattactGCATCATTAACATCATCTTCTTATAGAGAAAGATGATAAAAAGCAATTTAATGAGCATCTTCAGATGAGCATATGGTTGAGTATTTATACTGAGGGGCAATAAATATTCAgacactatttattttatttgttatgtatttattacacTTCCAGTGCCAACATCCATGTCACATTTACACAACTTATGTATTTTAACTTACACTACATAtacaacacatactgtatatgtaaaagaaaaatgcataaaaagatGTTTTTCTTATAAAATAAGAAAGTATTAATTAAATgagatgaattattattatatagctATTTTGCTAAAGCTGCTGATGGCAGTTACAGCTTTGAGATGTCTACGGTAAAAGGTTTTCACAGCATTGTGGATTCATTTTGGTTCATTTTCACCTCTTTTCAACTTTCACCTCATCTTCTATTCCCC
This genomic window from Tachysurus fulvidraco isolate hzauxx_2018 chromosome 18, HZAU_PFXX_2.0, whole genome shotgun sequence contains:
- the mpc2a gene encoding mitochondrial pyruvate carrier 2 isoform X1, which codes for MSGSRGFLRLQRYYSSGLRVTYHKTLHRIELVLPPKLRPLYNHPAGPKTVFFWAPVFKWGLVFAGFSDMTRPPEKLSLSQSCVITATGFIWSRYCLVIVPRIWALFAVNFFLGLCGSIQLLRIWKDESLSHRYNQQKEDEVQRS
- the mpc2a gene encoding mitochondrial pyruvate carrier 2 isoform X2 — protein: MSGSRGFLRLQRYYSSGLRVTYHKTLHRIELVLPPKLRPLYNHPAGPKTVFFWAPVFKWGLVFAGFSDMTRPPEKLSLSQSCVITATGFIWSRYCLVIVPRIWALFAVNFFLGLCGSIQLLRIWNHRYNQQKEDEVQRS